Proteins encoded within one genomic window of Saccharopolyspora pogona:
- a CDS encoding glycoside hydrolase family 13 protein produces MPHPWWRNAVTYQIFPRSFADANVDGVGDLQGVTSRLDYLAWLGVDAIWLTPCYPSPWVDGGYDITDHRGIDPSLGTLQDFDRMVSAAHERGIRVLIDIVPNHTSDRHEWFRQALTAGPGSPERDRYIFRDGKGPRGECPPSNWESRFGGSAWSRVPDGQWYLHLFAPEQPDLDWANQEVRAEFLDVLRFWGRRGVDGFRVDVAAALVKDLREPLREVVGGEGSSGLDDFAANPDHPFLDRPEVHDVYRDWNRVFHEFDPPLVGVAEAWVRGDRRVRYIRPGELQQAFNFEFLRVRWQASEYRRIVSESIDGASSVGTTATWVLANHDVVRQASALGLPADVDLRVWLASDGTESPPDLELGTRRARAAILFALALPGSAYLYQGEELGLPEVADLPADVLRDPKWMHSRHKEKGRDGCRVPLPWTRDGVSFGFSAAPPWLPQPADWGDYSVESQRGDPSSMLELYRAALRVRRGFSSGERFGWDDQHNVGDVLAFWRGSNILVLVNTGPVAILLPPGELLLSSAAPEEGSLPGDATAWLRQP; encoded by the coding sequence ATGCCCCACCCCTGGTGGCGAAACGCGGTCACGTACCAGATCTTCCCCCGCAGCTTCGCCGACGCGAACGTCGATGGAGTCGGCGACCTTCAGGGCGTGACGTCCAGGCTGGACTACCTCGCCTGGCTCGGTGTGGACGCGATCTGGCTAACGCCCTGCTACCCATCCCCATGGGTCGACGGCGGCTACGACATAACTGACCACCGCGGCATCGACCCGTCCCTGGGCACCCTGCAGGACTTCGACCGGATGGTGTCGGCGGCGCACGAGCGAGGTATCCGAGTCCTGATCGACATCGTCCCGAACCACACCTCGGACCGACACGAGTGGTTCCGGCAAGCCCTGACAGCCGGCCCGGGTTCCCCTGAGCGCGACCGCTACATCTTCCGCGACGGCAAGGGCCCGCGAGGGGAGTGCCCGCCGAGCAACTGGGAGTCCCGCTTCGGCGGCAGCGCCTGGAGCAGGGTGCCGGACGGCCAGTGGTACCTGCACCTGTTCGCCCCGGAGCAGCCCGACCTCGACTGGGCGAATCAGGAGGTTCGCGCCGAGTTCCTGGACGTTCTGCGATTCTGGGGACGACGCGGTGTCGACGGATTCCGGGTGGACGTGGCCGCGGCGCTGGTCAAGGACCTGCGGGAGCCGTTGCGCGAGGTCGTCGGCGGGGAGGGCAGCTCCGGGCTGGACGATTTCGCCGCCAATCCCGACCACCCGTTCCTGGACCGGCCGGAGGTCCACGACGTCTACCGCGACTGGAACCGGGTGTTCCACGAGTTCGACCCGCCGCTGGTCGGGGTCGCCGAGGCGTGGGTGCGCGGCGACCGGCGGGTCCGCTACATCCGGCCGGGAGAACTGCAGCAGGCGTTCAACTTCGAGTTCCTGCGGGTGCGCTGGCAGGCGTCGGAGTACCGGCGGATCGTGTCGGAGTCGATCGACGGGGCGTCCTCGGTGGGGACCACGGCGACCTGGGTGCTGGCCAACCACGACGTAGTGCGGCAGGCATCAGCGCTGGGCCTGCCAGCCGACGTCGACCTGCGGGTGTGGCTGGCGTCCGACGGCACCGAATCACCGCCGGACCTGGAGTTGGGCACCCGCCGGGCACGGGCGGCGATCCTGTTCGCGCTGGCGTTGCCCGGGTCCGCCTACCTGTACCAGGGCGAGGAGCTGGGGCTGCCGGAGGTCGCGGACCTGCCAGCGGACGTTCTGCGGGACCCGAAGTGGATGCACTCCAGACACAAGGAGAAGGGCCGCGACGGCTGCCGGGTGCCGCTGCCGTGGACCCGGGACGGGGTGTCCTTCGGTTTCAGCGCCGCGCCGCCCTGGCTGCCGCAGCCCGCCGATTGGGGCGACTACTCGGTCGAGTCACAGCGCGGCGACCCGAGCTCGATGCTGGAGCTCTACCGCGCTGCGCTGCGAGTGCGCCGCGGGTTCAGCAGCGGCGAACGGTTCGGCTGGGACGACCAGCACAATGTCGGCGATGTCCTGGCCTTCTGGCGTGGGAGCAACATCCTGGTCCTGGTCAACACCGGACCGGTCGCCATCCTGCTCCCGCCGGGAGAGCTCCTCCTGTCCAGCGCCGCACCGGAAGAGGGCTCCCTCCCCGGCGACGCCACGGCCTGGCTACGCCAACCCTGA
- the nucS gene encoding endonuclease NucS yields the protein MRLVVARCQVDYVGRLTAHLPMANRVLMVKADGSVLVHSDGGSYKPLNWMSPPCWLIEDPDIWTVQNKAGEKLVILIDEIMHDSKHELGVDPGLQKDGVEAHLQELLAVHVTTLGKGWSLVRREYPTAIGPVDLMCRDAAGVSVAVEIKRRGEIDGVEQLTRYLELLNRDPLLAPVKGVFAAQQIKPQARTLAEDRGIQCVVLDYDALRGTDPDEFRLF from the coding sequence GTGAGGTTGGTCGTCGCTCGTTGCCAGGTTGACTATGTCGGTCGGCTTACGGCGCATTTGCCGATGGCGAATCGGGTGCTCATGGTGAAAGCGGACGGCTCTGTTCTCGTCCATTCGGATGGTGGCTCCTACAAACCTCTCAATTGGATGTCGCCTCCTTGTTGGCTTATTGAGGATCCGGATATCTGGACGGTGCAGAACAAGGCCGGGGAGAAGCTGGTCATCCTGATCGACGAGATCATGCATGACTCGAAGCATGAGCTAGGTGTCGATCCCGGCTTGCAGAAGGATGGAGTGGAGGCACACCTGCAGGAGTTGCTGGCCGTGCACGTCACCACTCTCGGCAAAGGGTGGTCGTTGGTGCGCCGGGAGTACCCGACCGCGATCGGCCCGGTGGATCTGATGTGTCGAGATGCGGCCGGGGTCAGCGTCGCGGTGGAGATCAAGCGACGTGGTGAGATCGACGGCGTCGAGCAACTGACCAGGTACCTGGAACTGCTCAATCGCGACCCGTTGTTGGCCCCGGTGAAGGGCGTGTTCGCCGCCCAGCAGATCAAGCCCCAAGCCCGCACCCTCGCCGAGGACCGGGGCATCCAGTGCGTCGTGCTGGACTACGACGCCTTGCGCGGCACCGACCCCGACGAGTTCCGTCTGTTCTGA
- a CDS encoding site-specific integrase, translating to MALAAVRDLRERRPEASPEELAEFEIDVLAGFVLARASAGLADGTIRGDVGHLEQIRAWFDRPLWEMEPADADTYFGKVIRTAAKGTRLARAQALTTYFQFLELRHKVEIHQLTGRVVECPIDEMNRPRGAKDAALRIPPTEAEIATLFAGWREELATCRKFAPTARNYAAARLMSEVGLRVNEVCSLDLADIKWDLGRFGKLHVRMGKGSRAAALVNAWFR from the coding sequence TTGGCCCTGGCAGCGGTGCGGGACCTGCGCGAGCGGCGGCCGGAAGCGAGCCCGGAGGAGCTCGCGGAGTTCGAAATCGACGTGCTTGCCGGGTTCGTTCTCGCCCGCGCGTCAGCCGGGCTGGCGGACGGCACGATCCGGGGCGATGTCGGGCACCTGGAGCAGATACGGGCCTGGTTCGACCGGCCGCTGTGGGAGATGGAACCGGCTGACGCCGACACCTACTTCGGCAAGGTCATCCGGACCGCGGCGAAGGGCACCCGGCTGGCCCGAGCGCAGGCGTTGACCACGTATTTCCAGTTCCTGGAGCTGCGGCACAAGGTCGAGATCCACCAGCTGACCGGCCGGGTCGTCGAGTGCCCGATCGACGAGATGAACCGGCCACGCGGGGCCAAGGACGCCGCGCTGCGCATCCCGCCGACCGAGGCCGAGATCGCCACGCTGTTCGCCGGGTGGCGCGAGGAGTTGGCGACCTGCCGGAAGTTCGCCCCGACCGCCCGCAACTACGCAGCAGCCCGGCTGATGTCCGAGGTGGGGCTGCGGGTCAACGAGGTGTGCAGCCTTGACCTGGCCGACATCAAGTGGGATCTGGGCCGCTTCGGCAAGCTCCACGTGCGCATGGGCAAGGGCAGCCGGGCAGCGGCCCTCGTGAACGCATGGTTCCGCTGA
- a CDS encoding tyrosine-type recombinase/integrase, producing the protein MVPLINHAGRSLRWFIEDVWGHFDSDHTRPGAPLFPSERRNADGTCRRVGDDALRAGLAEATAAHLPDWADKLTPHVLRHFCASELYLSGMDLISIQEALGHSWVATTMKYVHVHRTRIEDAWIAGQQRAARRLEGLLS; encoded by the coding sequence ATGGTTCCGCTGATCAACCATGCCGGCCGGTCGCTGCGCTGGTTCATCGAGGACGTCTGGGGTCACTTCGACAGCGATCACACCCGCCCCGGCGCGCCCCTGTTCCCGTCCGAACGCCGCAACGCCGACGGCACCTGCCGACGTGTCGGTGACGACGCGCTGCGCGCCGGGCTGGCCGAGGCCACTGCCGCGCATCTCCCGGACTGGGCGGACAAGCTCACTCCCCATGTGTTGCGGCATTTCTGCGCCAGCGAGCTCTATCTGTCCGGAATGGACCTGATCTCCATCCAAGAGGCGCTTGGTCATTCTTGGGTGGCCACGACGATGAAATACGTCCACGTCCACCGCACTCGCATCGAGGACGCCTGGATCGCTGGCCAGCAGCGCGCGGCCAGGCGTTTGGAAGGACTGCTGTCATGA
- a CDS encoding helix-turn-helix domain-containing protein, producing MRWNLRLAAANRGIWKASELQRQLAEHGLAISAGKMSGLWSGKPASIKLDDLDVICAVLGCEVGELLIPEPDQVRKPQGEETPQAATGSGGPVVTPKRRDGRSLPPI from the coding sequence ATGAGGTGGAACCTGCGCCTGGCCGCCGCCAACCGCGGCATCTGGAAGGCCAGCGAACTCCAACGCCAGCTCGCCGAGCACGGCCTGGCGATCTCGGCTGGGAAGATGTCCGGGCTGTGGTCCGGGAAACCGGCCAGCATCAAGCTCGACGATCTCGACGTCATCTGCGCCGTGCTCGGCTGCGAGGTCGGCGAGCTGCTGATCCCCGAACCCGACCAGGTCCGCAAGCCGCAGGGCGAGGAGACACCGCAGGCTGCGACCGGAAGCGGTGGCCCTGTCGTGACGCCGAAGCGCCGTGACGGCCGCAGCCTGCCGCCGATTTGA